A stretch of the Streptococcus oralis genome encodes the following:
- a CDS encoding response regulator transcription factor — MFKLIIVEDEHLIRKWLEIAVDYSTLGIQVVGTASHGQEGMELIQKLKPHIVLTDITMPIMDAFMMFEATQSISYEKVILSGYDDFQNAKKAMQFGAVDFLSKPINIIELTECLEKIILRLQMDQHQNKPFLQDYQIFVASLQKINPQNQLIQQILEFIHQHYSEHFTISTIAENLGYSESYLYKVIKENFPITLNEYILQYRLKQAVEKIIQHPDYPLSQIAEQVGFSDYKYFGKVFKKYFHISPKELKNIGRIV; from the coding sequence ATGTTTAAGCTAATCATTGTCGAAGACGAGCACTTAATTCGAAAATGGCTTGAGATTGCTGTAGACTACTCTACCTTAGGTATTCAAGTCGTAGGAACCGCTAGTCATGGACAAGAAGGAATGGAACTAATTCAAAAACTAAAACCACATATTGTACTGACAGATATCACTATGCCTATCATGGATGCCTTCATGATGTTTGAAGCCACACAGTCTATTTCCTATGAAAAAGTAATCCTATCTGGCTATGATGATTTCCAAAATGCAAAAAAAGCTATGCAATTTGGAGCTGTAGATTTTCTATCAAAACCCATAAATATTATAGAATTAACAGAATGTCTAGAGAAAATAATTCTTCGTCTTCAAATGGATCAACATCAAAACAAGCCATTTTTACAAGATTATCAGATTTTTGTCGCCTCTCTTCAAAAAATCAATCCTCAAAACCAACTGATTCAACAAATTCTCGAATTTATACACCAACACTACTCCGAACACTTTACTATTTCTACCATTGCAGAAAATTTAGGCTATAGCGAAAGTTATCTATATAAAGTTATCAAAGAAAATTTTCCAATTACCTTGAATGAATATATCCTACAGTATAGATTAAAACAAGCGGTTGAAAAAATAATTCAACATCCTGACTATCCACTTAGCCAAATTGCTGAACAAGTGGGGTTCTCAGACTATAAGTATTTCGGGAAAGTTTTTAAGAAATACTTTCATATCTCTCCAAAAGAGTTAAAAAACATTGGAAGAATAGTATAG
- a CDS encoding ABC transporter substrate-binding protein, giving the protein MKKKWMYFAACGLAILGLTACSSDDTSGDKATENGGSDTLVVYSPNSEGLIGATIPAFEEKYGIKVELIQAGTGELFKKLESEKEAPVADVIFGGSYTQYATHGELFENYVSPENENVIKEYQNTTGYSTPYTLDGSVLIVNPDLTKGMNIEGYSDLIKPELKGKIATADPANSSSAFAQLTNMLQAEGGYTDDKAWTYVKDLFTLINGKIGSSSSGVYKAVADGEMAVGLSYEDPAVKLLNDGANIKVVYPKEGTVFLPASAAIIKNAKNKENAKKFIDFIISQEVQDTLGTTTTNRPVRKNAKTSENMKPIEQIKTLTEDYDYVIKNKSEIVKKYNEIFTDIQSKQ; this is encoded by the coding sequence ATGAAAAAGAAATGGATGTATTTTGCTGCTTGTGGACTTGCTATTCTAGGGCTGACTGCCTGCTCTTCTGACGACACTTCAGGAGATAAGGCAACCGAAAATGGTGGAAGCGACACTCTTGTAGTCTATTCACCAAACTCAGAAGGTTTAATTGGTGCAACAATTCCTGCTTTTGAAGAAAAATATGGTATTAAAGTTGAACTCATTCAAGCAGGAACTGGTGAGCTCTTTAAAAAGCTAGAGTCTGAAAAAGAAGCACCTGTAGCAGATGTCATATTTGGTGGTTCCTATACTCAATATGCCACTCACGGAGAACTCTTTGAAAATTACGTTTCTCCAGAAAACGAAAATGTAATCAAAGAATATCAAAATACAACCGGTTACTCAACTCCTTACACATTAGACGGTAGTGTATTGATTGTAAATCCTGACTTGACTAAGGGTATGAATATTGAAGGATATAGCGATCTTATCAAACCTGAGCTCAAAGGAAAAATTGCAACAGCTGACCCTGCTAACTCTTCTAGTGCTTTTGCTCAACTAACAAACATGTTACAAGCTGAGGGGGGCTATACAGATGACAAGGCTTGGACTTATGTAAAAGATCTCTTCACATTAATTAATGGTAAAATCGGTTCAAGTTCATCTGGTGTTTATAAAGCAGTGGCAGATGGAGAAATGGCTGTTGGTCTTTCATATGAAGATCCTGCAGTTAAACTTCTAAACGATGGTGCCAACATTAAAGTTGTTTATCCAAAAGAAGGAACTGTCTTCTTACCAGCAAGTGCTGCCATTATTAAAAACGCGAAAAATAAAGAAAACGCTAAGAAATTTATCGATTTTATCATTTCTCAAGAAGTTCAAGATACCCTTGGTACAACAACTACTAACCGTCCAGTTCGTAAAAATGCTAAAACTAGCGAAAACATGAAACCAATTGAACAAATTAAAACACTAACTGAAGATTATGACTATGTCATCAAAAACAAATCAGAAATTGTTAAGAAATACAACGAAATCTTTACAGATATCCAATCTAAACAGTAA
- a CDS encoding ABC transporter ATP-binding protein: MSEIKIINAKKIYNDVPVIENLNVTIPKGSLFTLLGPSGCGKTTLLRMIAGFNSIEGGEFYFDDTKINNMEPSKRNIGMVFQNYAIFPHLTVRDNVAFGLKQKKVPKEELIKQTNKYLELMQISQYADRRPDKLSGGQQQRVALARALAVNPNVLLMDEPLSNLDAKLRLDMRQAIREIQHEVGITTVYVTHDQEEAMAISDQIAVMKDGVIQQIGRPKELYHKPANEFVATFIGRTNIIPARLEKQADGSYIVFEDGYSLRMPALDQVKEQNIRVSIRPEEFIRDENGPINGTITDSVYLGLNTEYFIETGFAPKLQVSEESTFEEDLEKGDYVRLRINAQKLNVFSEDGSRNLIKGVSHGA; this comes from the coding sequence ATGAGCGAGATTAAAATTATTAATGCTAAGAAAATTTACAATGATGTGCCCGTTATCGAAAATTTAAATGTTACAATTCCTAAGGGGAGCCTTTTCACTCTCCTTGGGCCTTCAGGATGTGGGAAAACAACTTTGCTTCGTATGATTGCTGGGTTCAACAGCATCGAAGGAGGAGAATTCTACTTCGATGATACCAAAATTAATAACATGGAACCTAGCAAGCGTAACATCGGAATGGTATTCCAAAACTATGCGATTTTCCCACATTTGACAGTGCGTGATAACGTAGCGTTTGGACTCAAGCAGAAAAAAGTTCCAAAAGAGGAGCTCATAAAACAAACTAACAAATACCTTGAGTTAATGCAGATCTCCCAATACGCTGATCGTAGACCAGATAAACTTAGTGGTGGTCAGCAACAACGGGTTGCCTTAGCACGTGCCTTAGCTGTTAATCCTAACGTTCTCCTCATGGATGAACCCCTCAGTAACCTAGATGCAAAACTTCGCTTAGATATGCGTCAAGCTATTCGAGAAATCCAACACGAAGTTGGTATTACAACTGTCTACGTAACTCATGACCAAGAAGAAGCCATGGCTATTTCTGACCAAATTGCCGTTATGAAAGATGGTGTTATTCAACAAATTGGTCGTCCAAAAGAACTTTACCACAAACCAGCGAATGAATTTGTCGCCACCTTTATTGGTAGAACAAACATAATTCCTGCTCGTTTAGAAAAACAAGCTGATGGATCTTACATAGTCTTTGAAGATGGTTATTCTCTTCGTATGCCAGCTCTTGACCAAGTCAAGGAACAAAACATCCGTGTCAGCATTCGCCCTGAAGAATTCATCCGTGATGAAAATGGTCCAATCAATGGAACAATCACCGACAGTGTTTACCTTGGGCTTAACACTGAATACTTCATTGAAACTGGATTTGCTCCAAAACTTCAAGTAAGTGAAGAATCAACATTCGAAGAGGATTTAGAAAAAGGAGATTATGTTCGTTTGAGAATCAATGCTCAAAAACTCAATGTCTTCTCTGAAGACGGTTCGCGTAATCTCATAAAAGGAGTCAGCCATGGAGCGTAA